In Curtobacterium sp. L6-1, a genomic segment contains:
- a CDS encoding LacI family DNA-binding transcriptional regulator: MATTRAQQPRSPSIRDVARVAGVSHQTVSRVLNNSDAIRAETRDRVLAAMEELQYRPNRAARALVTSKTRTIGVLTAQRSHYGPTVTLQAIEDAAVLRGYSVTTANIAEPTDAAVRDGLGHLLDQDVEGIVVIAPQQRVFDLFEELGVRTPYVTMRSSVGEDPTALWVDQMEGARLATAHLLDLGHEYVRHIAGPQDWIEADARMQGFLREMSDRDKPVQPPVLGDWTADFGYHAGRELLRYRDCTAVFCSNDAMALGVMHAARSYGLDVPGDLSVVGYDDIPEAKHFWPPLTTVQVDFAELGRRSVDILLPSGDDLLRPIDIVPQLVVRGSTGAPRKR, translated from the coding sequence ATGGCGACCACGCGGGCACAGCAGCCGCGGTCCCCCAGCATCCGCGACGTCGCGCGGGTCGCGGGTGTCTCGCACCAGACCGTCTCCCGGGTCCTCAACAACTCGGACGCGATCCGGGCCGAGACGCGTGACCGTGTCCTCGCGGCCATGGAGGAACTGCAGTATCGACCGAACCGTGCCGCCCGCGCCCTGGTGACGAGCAAGACCCGCACGATCGGGGTCCTCACGGCGCAGCGGTCGCACTACGGGCCGACCGTGACGCTGCAGGCGATCGAGGACGCGGCGGTCCTGCGCGGGTACTCGGTGACGACGGCGAACATCGCGGAACCGACCGATGCCGCGGTGCGCGACGGGCTCGGGCACCTGCTCGACCAGGACGTCGAGGGCATCGTCGTCATCGCACCGCAGCAGCGCGTGTTCGACCTCTTCGAGGAGCTCGGGGTCCGCACGCCGTACGTGACGATGCGCTCGAGCGTGGGCGAGGACCCGACCGCCCTCTGGGTCGACCAGATGGAGGGCGCACGTCTGGCGACGGCGCACCTGCTCGACCTCGGCCACGAGTACGTCCGGCACATCGCGGGGCCGCAGGACTGGATCGAGGCGGACGCACGCATGCAGGGCTTCCTGCGCGAGATGTCCGACCGCGACAAGCCCGTGCAGCCCCCGGTCCTCGGCGACTGGACGGCCGACTTCGGCTACCACGCGGGCCGGGAGCTCCTGCGGTACCGGGACTGCACCGCGGTGTTCTGCTCGAACGACGCGATGGCGCTCGGGGTCATGCACGCCGCGCGCTCGTACGGGCTCGACGTCCCGGGCGACCTGTCGGTGGTCGGGTACGACGACATCCCCGAGGCGAAGCACTTCTGGCCGCCGCTGACCACCGTGCAGGTCGACTTCGCGGAGCTCGGTCGGCGCAGTGTGGACATCCTGCTGCCCAGCGGCGACGACCTGCTCCGACCGATCGACATCGTGCCGCAGCTCGTCGTCCGCGGCTCGACGGGAGCCCCGCGGAAGCGCTGA
- the mmsA gene encoding multiple monosaccharide ABC transporter ATP-binding protein, whose protein sequence is MRSITKEFPGVKALSDVSLSVRAGEIHAICGENGAGKSTLMKVLSGVYPYGTYEGQIVYEGEEVRFSNIKQSEQAGIVIIHQELALIPELSITENLFLGNEPGRFGRIDWTAAQLRAQDLLARVGLADDPDTQIKNIGVGKQQLVEIAKALHKDVKLLILDEPTAALNENDSQHLLDLIVGLKAKGISSIIISHKLNEIEQIADEITIIRDGKTIETLNVKADGVNEDRIIRGMVGRSLESRFPDRTPKIGETFFEVRNWTVQHPLDSSRLVCKGSNFHVRRGEIVGFAGLMGAGRTELAMSLFGRSYGTWLDGQIIKDGREIKVTNVQQAIDNGLGYVSEDRKALGLNLLDTVKRSTVAADLRKISKGGVVDSLEEYSVAEKYRKMLRTKVPSVEDNVGKLSGGNQQKVVLSKWMFTDPDILILDEPTRGIDVGAKFEIYGIIQQLAAEGKGIILISSELPELLGLSDRIYTIFEGQITADLPADQADPESLMRSMTSARKGATVS, encoded by the coding sequence ATGCGTTCCATCACCAAGGAGTTCCCTGGTGTGAAGGCGCTCTCCGACGTCTCGCTGAGCGTCCGAGCCGGCGAGATCCACGCGATCTGCGGCGAGAACGGCGCTGGCAAGTCCACGCTGATGAAGGTGCTGTCGGGTGTCTACCCCTACGGCACCTACGAGGGCCAGATCGTCTACGAGGGCGAGGAAGTCCGCTTCTCGAACATCAAGCAGTCCGAGCAGGCCGGCATCGTCATCATCCACCAGGAGCTGGCGCTGATCCCGGAGCTCTCCATCACGGAGAACCTCTTCCTCGGCAACGAGCCCGGCCGCTTCGGTCGCATCGACTGGACCGCCGCCCAGCTGCGCGCCCAGGACCTGCTCGCCCGCGTCGGCCTGGCCGACGACCCGGACACGCAGATCAAGAACATCGGTGTCGGCAAGCAGCAGCTCGTCGAGATCGCCAAGGCCCTGCACAAGGACGTCAAGCTCCTCATCCTCGACGAGCCGACCGCCGCCCTGAACGAGAACGACTCCCAGCACCTCCTCGACCTCATCGTCGGGTTGAAGGCCAAGGGCATCTCGAGCATCATCATCAGCCACAAGCTGAACGAGATCGAGCAGATCGCCGACGAGATCACGATCATCCGCGACGGCAAGACCATCGAGACGCTCAACGTCAAGGCGGACGGCGTCAACGAGGACCGGATCATCCGCGGCATGGTCGGCCGCTCGCTCGAGTCGCGCTTCCCGGACCGCACCCCGAAGATCGGCGAGACCTTCTTCGAGGTCCGCAACTGGACCGTGCAGCACCCGCTCGACTCCTCGCGTCTGGTCTGCAAGGGCTCGAACTTCCACGTCCGCCGGGGCGAGATCGTCGGCTTCGCGGGCCTCATGGGCGCCGGCCGCACCGAGCTGGCGATGAGCCTGTTCGGTCGCTCGTACGGCACCTGGCTCGACGGGCAGATCATCAAGGACGGCCGCGAGATCAAGGTCACGAACGTCCAGCAGGCGATCGACAACGGCCTCGGCTACGTGTCGGAGGACCGCAAGGCCCTCGGCCTCAACCTGCTCGACACCGTGAAGCGCTCGACGGTGGCCGCCGACCTGCGGAAGATCTCCAAGGGCGGGGTCGTCGACTCCCTCGAGGAGTACTCGGTCGCCGAGAAGTACCGGAAGATGCTCCGCACGAAGGTGCCCTCGGTCGAGGACAACGTCGGCAAGCTCTCCGGCGGCAACCAGCAGAAGGTCGTCCTGTCGAAGTGGATGTTCACCGACCCGGACATCCTCATCCTCGACGAGCCCACCCGCGGCATCGACGTGGGTGCGAAGTTCGAGATCTACGGGATCATCCAGCAGCTCGCGGCGGAGGGGAAGGGCATCATCCTCATCTCGTCCGAGCTCCCCGAACTCCTCGGTCTCTCCGACCGGATCTACACCATCTTCGAGGGCCAGATCACCGCTGACCTCCCGGCCGACCAGGCCGACCCCGAATCCCTCATGCGCAGCATGACCTCCGCGCGGAAGGGCGCCACCGTCTCATGA
- the mmsB gene encoding multiple monosaccharide ABC transporter permease has translation MNNLKLLFGKGNSIGQYGMIIALVVLLALFSFTTNGLILEPTNVINLFLQYSYILILALGMVMVIIAGHIDLSVGSVAAVVGIVVAQSMAVWHFPVWAAIILGLAIGALIGAWQGFWVAFVKVPAFIVTLAGQLIFRGANQIIGSSTSVPVPDEYTPIGAGFLGDFGPDFGFSNGTLIIGLATIAALIIIEARGRARRKKMQAEVPPLWVSIVRTGILVAVTLFATYLFAAGPVGTSVPIVAIILGVLTIIYGFVTKNTIFGRQVYAVGGNANAAVLSGVSAKKVNFFVMMNMSVLAAIAGMVFVAYSGASGPADGTGWELDAIAAVFVGGAAVAGGVGTISGSIIGGLVMALLSNGLQLMGLESNRVQIIRGLVLLVAVAFDVYSKSQGRPSLIGGMMRQFQRKDTEQNTVSAQQPRSIEDQPDKVTLP, from the coding sequence ATGAACAACCTGAAACTGCTCTTCGGCAAGGGCAACAGCATCGGCCAGTACGGCATGATCATCGCGCTCGTCGTGCTGTTGGCCCTGTTCTCGTTCACCACGAACGGGCTCATCCTCGAGCCCACGAACGTGATCAACCTGTTCCTGCAGTACTCCTACATCCTCATCCTCGCCCTGGGGATGGTCATGGTGATCATCGCCGGTCACATCGACCTGTCGGTCGGTTCGGTCGCGGCGGTCGTCGGCATCGTCGTGGCGCAGTCCATGGCGGTCTGGCACTTCCCGGTGTGGGCCGCGATCATCCTCGGTCTCGCCATCGGTGCACTCATCGGAGCGTGGCAGGGCTTCTGGGTCGCCTTCGTGAAGGTCCCGGCCTTCATCGTGACCCTCGCCGGCCAGCTCATCTTCCGTGGTGCGAACCAGATCATCGGTTCGTCCACCTCGGTCCCCGTCCCGGACGAGTACACCCCGATCGGCGCCGGCTTCCTCGGTGACTTCGGCCCCGACTTCGGCTTCAGCAACGGCACGCTCATCATCGGTCTGGCCACCATCGCCGCGCTGATCATCATCGAGGCGCGTGGCCGTGCCCGCCGCAAGAAGATGCAGGCCGAGGTCCCGCCGCTGTGGGTCTCGATCGTCCGCACGGGCATCCTCGTCGCCGTCACGCTGTTCGCGACCTACCTGTTCGCCGCCGGTCCGGTCGGCACCTCGGTCCCGATCGTCGCGATCATCCTCGGTGTCCTCACGATCATCTACGGCTTCGTCACGAAGAACACGATCTTCGGTCGCCAGGTCTACGCCGTCGGTGGCAACGCCAACGCCGCGGTCCTGTCCGGTGTCTCCGCGAAGAAGGTCAACTTCTTCGTCATGATGAACATGTCGGTCCTCGCCGCGATCGCCGGCATGGTGTTCGTCGCCTACTCCGGTGCCTCGGGCCCCGCGGACGGCACCGGCTGGGAGCTCGACGCGATCGCCGCCGTGTTCGTCGGTGGTGCCGCCGTCGCCGGTGGTGTCGGCACGATCTCCGGCTCGATCATCGGTGGCCTCGTGATGGCGCTGCTGTCCAACGGTCTGCAGCTCATGGGCCTCGAGTCGAACCGCGTGCAGATCATCCGTGGTCTGGTCCTGCTCGTCGCCGTCGCCTTCGACGTCTACTCGAAGTCGCAGGGCCGTCCGTCCCTCATCGGCGGCATGATGCGGCAGTTCCAGCGGAAGGACACCGAGCAGAACACGGTGTCCGCGCAGCAGCCGCGCTCGATCGAGGACCAGCCCGACAAGGTCACCCTCCCCTAG
- a CDS encoding substrate-binding domain-containing protein — MRKKIVAGVSLALIAGLALSGCSARGNSEGSGSGSGSGSSSTIKKGDLIGVALPAKTSQNWVLAGAAFKKSIEDAGFKADIQYANAGSPVPDQQSQISGMVTKGAKAVIIGAADGSQLGSQVKAAKAAGATVIAWDRNILNTENVDYYVAFNNFKVGQLQAQALLKGLEEKKGDKPYNVEIFAGSPDDANATVFFNGAMDVLQPKIDDGTLKVTSGQTTFQKVATQGWLAQKAQSRMTDLLAQYYTGDTELDGVLSPNDTLARAILTATKAAGKDTPVVTGQDSETASIPLIMKGTQYSTIYKNTTDEAQAAIDLVSDLADGKKPETVNDKNNDNGKKVVPTVELTPVLVTKDNAVEAYKNDETLEALAKKG, encoded by the coding sequence ATGCGCAAGAAGATCGTCGCCGGCGTCAGCCTGGCGCTCATCGCGGGCCTCGCCCTCAGCGGCTGCTCGGCCCGTGGCAACTCCGAGGGCTCCGGCTCGGGTTCGGGCTCCGGCTCCAGCTCGACCATCAAGAAGGGCGACCTCATCGGCGTCGCCCTCCCCGCCAAGACCTCGCAGAACTGGGTCCTCGCGGGCGCCGCGTTCAAGAAGTCGATCGAGGACGCCGGCTTCAAGGCCGACATCCAGTACGCCAACGCCGGCAGCCCGGTCCCGGACCAGCAGTCGCAGATCTCGGGCATGGTCACCAAGGGTGCCAAGGCCGTCATCATCGGTGCCGCGGACGGTTCGCAGCTCGGCTCGCAGGTGAAGGCCGCCAAGGCCGCCGGCGCGACCGTCATCGCCTGGGACCGCAACATCCTGAACACCGAGAACGTCGACTACTACGTCGCGTTCAACAACTTCAAGGTCGGCCAGCTCCAGGCGCAGGCGCTCCTCAAGGGCCTCGAGGAGAAGAAGGGCGACAAGCCGTACAACGTCGAGATCTTCGCCGGTTCGCCGGACGACGCCAACGCCACCGTGTTCTTCAACGGTGCGATGGACGTCCTGCAGCCGAAGATCGACGACGGCACGCTCAAGGTCACCTCGGGTCAGACCACGTTCCAGAAGGTCGCCACGCAGGGCTGGCTCGCCCAGAAGGCCCAGTCGCGCATGACGGACCTCCTGGCTCAGTACTACACGGGTGACACCGAGCTCGACGGCGTCCTCTCCCCGAACGACACCCTGGCCCGCGCCATCCTCACCGCGACCAAGGCCGCCGGCAAGGACACCCCCGTCGTCACCGGTCAGGACTCCGAGACCGCGTCGATCCCCCTCATCATGAAGGGCACGCAGTACTCGACGATCTACAAGAACACCACCGACGAGGCCCAGGCCGCGATCGACCTGGTGTCCGACCTGGCCGACGGCAAGAAGCCGGAGACCGTGAACGACAAGAACAACGACAACGGCAAGAAGGTCGTCCCCACCGTCGAGCTGACCCCGGTCCTCGTCACCAAGGACAACGCCGTCGAGGCGTACAAGAACGACGAGACGCTCGAGGCGCTCGCCAAGAAGGGCTGA
- a CDS encoding RNA polymerase sigma factor, translated as MRTGSGDDAEDWAAAGRGDGEAYGRVFDRHRGRVRRHAMRLVPPEVDVEDVVAVVFLEAWRRRRTARLVDGDLLPWLLVTATNVARNATRATMRHRRLLATLPPAEHAPDPADRHDDGAAVAAFRRLSVADQQVLALCVVAGHREAEAAAVLGVPIGTVKSRLSRARKRLGAQFAEHPAVSTTSGGHR; from the coding sequence ATGAGGACCGGAAGCGGCGACGACGCCGAGGACTGGGCGGCTGCGGGCCGCGGTGACGGCGAGGCCTACGGCCGCGTCTTCGACCGCCACCGCGGCCGGGTACGACGGCACGCCATGCGGCTGGTGCCACCCGAGGTGGACGTCGAGGACGTCGTCGCGGTGGTGTTCCTCGAGGCGTGGCGTCGGCGGCGCACCGCCCGGCTCGTCGACGGCGACCTGCTCCCGTGGCTGCTCGTGACGGCGACGAACGTCGCGCGCAACGCGACCCGGGCGACGATGCGGCACCGACGCCTCCTCGCGACGCTGCCGCCCGCCGAGCACGCGCCCGACCCCGCCGACCGGCACGACGACGGCGCCGCCGTCGCGGCCTTCCGTCGGCTGTCGGTCGCCGACCAGCAGGTCCTCGCACTCTGCGTCGTCGCGGGGCACCGCGAAGCCGAGGCGGCCGCCGTGCTCGGCGTGCCGATCGGGACGGTCAAGTCCCGCCTCTCCCGCGCCCGGAAGCGCCTCGGCGCCCAGTTCGCGGAGCACCCAGCCGTCTCGACGACCAGCGGAGGACACCGATGA
- a CDS encoding cytochrome c oxidase assembly protein, whose amino-acid sequence MLVIALPVVVACAILGMTVTGAFTANQQLVSAGDVVQFGLVAARGVHDGVAALTIGLLIVAAFALPAQKADHGAMSSVQHRAARWAAISGAVWFLAAVAGIVLTGANTLGAPLTSPVFARNFLLFAFQVEIGQSLVVSAAAVLVATVVAALATRATTLAVATVASLFALLPLALSGHAAGSLEHANAVNSLAVHLVGVCVWAGGLVAVVLLRARTKGATGRVVARYSTLAGWAFAAVAFSGIVNAQLRLTGPLDLVTTPYGWLITTKATILVLLGVAGVVQRRKLVPGLLRAPTDRRLFVRFALAEIVFMAVAIGVSVAVSRSQPPIPQTPETGADTRSGLIGYPYPPEQTMQTYLSHWHVDWMWLALALVGAGWYLWSVRKLKQRGDSWPVGRTIAWLLGCAVFIWTTSGGPAVYGMIHFSSHMVQHMLLMMFVPLPLVLGGPVLLALRTLPVRNDGSRGTREWLMLFVHSRWMQFLAKPAVAGVIFAGSLVVFYFTPAFEYAMQSHEWHIVMIVHFVFSGYLFFWVFVGIDPGPQRPQYPILIIALLATLAFHAFFGVAVMTSQEVYAVDWFHALGQTNDTALLADQHVGGGIAWGASELPMVFVALLVVRNWVRSDERTAKRKDRQAERDGDAELNAYNERLSAMQRRD is encoded by the coding sequence GTGCTGGTGATCGCCCTGCCGGTCGTCGTCGCCTGCGCGATCCTCGGCATGACGGTCACCGGGGCCTTCACCGCGAACCAGCAGCTCGTCTCGGCGGGCGATGTCGTGCAGTTCGGCCTGGTCGCCGCCCGTGGTGTGCACGACGGCGTCGCCGCACTGACCATCGGCCTGCTCATCGTCGCCGCGTTCGCGCTGCCCGCGCAGAAGGCCGACCACGGCGCGATGTCGTCCGTGCAGCACCGGGCAGCGCGCTGGGCTGCGATCTCGGGGGCCGTCTGGTTCCTCGCCGCGGTCGCCGGCATCGTCCTGACCGGTGCGAACACCCTCGGGGCGCCGCTCACCAGCCCGGTGTTCGCCCGCAACTTCCTGCTCTTCGCGTTCCAGGTCGAGATCGGGCAGTCGCTCGTCGTCTCCGCCGCGGCCGTGCTCGTCGCCACCGTCGTCGCCGCGCTCGCCACCCGGGCCACGACGCTCGCCGTCGCCACCGTCGCGTCGCTGTTCGCCCTGCTGCCGCTCGCCCTGTCCGGGCACGCCGCCGGGTCGCTCGAGCACGCGAACGCCGTCAACTCGCTCGCCGTGCACCTGGTCGGCGTGTGCGTCTGGGCCGGCGGGCTCGTCGCCGTCGTGCTCCTCCGTGCCCGGACCAAGGGCGCCACCGGCCGCGTCGTCGCCCGGTACTCGACGCTCGCCGGGTGGGCCTTCGCCGCGGTCGCGTTCTCGGGCATCGTGAACGCGCAGCTGCGCCTGACCGGGCCGCTCGACCTCGTCACGACGCCGTACGGGTGGCTCATCACGACGAAGGCCACGATCCTCGTGCTGCTCGGCGTCGCGGGCGTCGTGCAGCGTCGGAAGCTCGTGCCCGGCCTGCTCCGTGCGCCGACCGACCGCCGGCTGTTCGTCCGCTTCGCCCTGGCCGAGATCGTCTTCATGGCGGTCGCCATCGGGGTCTCGGTCGCCGTGTCCCGCAGCCAGCCGCCGATCCCGCAGACACCCGAGACCGGTGCCGACACCCGCTCCGGGCTCATCGGTTACCCGTACCCGCCCGAGCAGACCATGCAGACCTACCTGTCGCACTGGCACGTCGACTGGATGTGGCTCGCGCTCGCCCTCGTCGGGGCCGGCTGGTACCTGTGGAGCGTCCGGAAGCTCAAGCAGCGCGGCGACTCCTGGCCGGTCGGGCGCACCATCGCCTGGCTGCTCGGCTGCGCCGTCTTCATCTGGACGACCTCGGGCGGCCCGGCCGTCTACGGCATGATCCACTTCTCGTCGCACATGGTCCAGCACATGCTGCTCATGATGTTCGTCCCGCTGCCGCTCGTGCTCGGCGGGCCGGTGCTCCTGGCACTGCGGACCCTGCCCGTGCGCAACGACGGGTCCCGCGGCACCCGCGAGTGGCTCATGCTCTTCGTGCACTCGCGGTGGATGCAGTTCCTCGCGAAGCCCGCGGTGGCCGGTGTCATCTTCGCCGGATCGCTCGTGGTGTTCTACTTCACGCCGGCGTTCGAGTACGCCATGCAGTCCCACGAGTGGCACATCGTGATGATCGTGCACTTCGTGTTCAGCGGGTACCTCTTCTTCTGGGTCTTCGTCGGGATCGACCCGGGTCCCCAGCGCCCGCAGTACCCGATCCTCATCATCGCCCTGCTCGCGACCCTGGCCTTCCACGCCTTCTTCGGCGTCGCCGTGATGACCTCGCAGGAGGTGTACGCCGTCGACTGGTTCCACGCGCTCGGGCAGACGAACGACACCGCGCTCCTGGCCGACCAGCACGTCGGCGGCGGCATCGCGTGGGGCGCGTCCGAGCTGCCGATGGTGTTCGTGGCGCTGCTCGTCGTCCGCAACTGGGTGCGGTCGGACGAGCGCACGGCCAAGCGCAAGGACCGGCAGGCCGAGCGCGACGGCGACGCCGAGCTGAACGCGTACAACGAGCGCCTGTCGGCGATGCAGCGGCGCGACTGA
- a CDS encoding GNAT family N-acetyltransferase has product MTTSATTAPEVVELTVPRTMDDDPDAVRAFAEWLAVSDTAEIAVHGLDELRWTPAEYLPTCHEPGAPSRLFVVRDADGTTVAAGSYDTKQEPGTTNCWLSVAVRPDHQRRGIGTLLADHLEAVARADGRTQWKTYAVSRQVGVGGGPGFLAAPTGAGVVPEDEAAVRFLSGRGWRFGQVNRISRLALPADPDSLRALHDRAAAAAGDAYRVHSWTGPTADRWLADLALLETRMSTDAPEGDMAEPEDVWTAERMREHETELAAAPRHMLTVAVEHVPSGTLAGFTQLAVPHDASRPAMQWSTLVLREHRGHRLGWLLKVVGIETLQREFPGRPSIVTFNAEENRPMLDVNEAVGFVGVGSEGIWEHRTYTATDTDAATDTGR; this is encoded by the coding sequence ATGACCACATCCGCCACGACCGCCCCCGAGGTGGTCGAACTCACCGTCCCGCGCACGATGGACGACGACCCCGACGCGGTCCGCGCCTTCGCCGAGTGGCTCGCCGTCTCGGACACCGCCGAGATCGCCGTGCACGGGCTCGACGAACTGCGCTGGACCCCGGCCGAGTACCTGCCGACGTGCCACGAGCCCGGAGCGCCGAGCCGCCTGTTCGTCGTCCGCGACGCCGACGGCACCACGGTCGCGGCCGGGTCGTACGACACGAAGCAGGAGCCCGGCACGACGAACTGCTGGCTCTCCGTCGCCGTGCGCCCGGACCACCAGCGTCGGGGGATCGGCACCCTGCTCGCCGACCACCTCGAGGCCGTCGCCCGTGCCGACGGCCGCACGCAGTGGAAGACGTACGCCGTCTCGCGCCAGGTCGGCGTCGGCGGGGGGCCGGGCTTCCTGGCCGCCCCCACCGGCGCCGGTGTCGTGCCGGAGGACGAGGCCGCGGTCCGCTTCCTGAGCGGGCGCGGCTGGCGCTTCGGGCAGGTCAACCGGATCAGCCGGCTCGCGCTCCCCGCCGACCCGGACAGCCTGCGGGCACTGCACGACCGGGCAGCGGCCGCCGCGGGCGACGCGTACCGCGTGCACAGCTGGACCGGGCCGACGGCGGACCGCTGGCTCGCCGACCTCGCGCTGCTCGAGACGCGGATGAGCACCGACGCCCCCGAGGGCGACATGGCCGAACCCGAGGACGTCTGGACCGCCGAGCGCATGCGCGAGCACGAGACAGAGCTCGCGGCCGCGCCCCGGCACATGCTCACCGTCGCGGTCGAGCACGTCCCGAGCGGGACCCTGGCCGGGTTCACCCAGCTCGCCGTGCCGCACGATGCCAGCCGTCCCGCGATGCAGTGGAGCACGCTCGTGCTGCGGGAGCACCGCGGTCACCGACTCGGCTGGCTCCTCAAGGTCGTCGGCATCGAGACACTGCAGCGGGAGTTCCCGGGGCGGCCGTCGATCGTGACGTTCAACGCCGAGGAGAACCGCCCGATGCTCGACGTCAACGAGGCGGTCGGCTTCGTCGGTGTCGGCAGCGAGGGCATCTGGGAGCACCGCACCTACACCGCGACGGACACCGACGCCGCGACCGACACCGGTCGCTGA
- the dcd gene encoding dCTP deaminase produces the protein MLLSDRDITAQLDQGRIGLDPYDPALTQPSSIDVRLDKYFRLFDNHKYPHIDPAEDQPELTRLVETDPDEAFVLHPGEFVLGSTFEVVTLPDDIAARLEGKSSLGRLGLLTHSTAGFIDPGFSGHVTLELSNVATLPIKLWPGMKIGQLCFFQLSSPAEKPYGSAEYQSRYQGQRGPTPSRSAQNFHRADVSRTSE, from the coding sequence GTGCTGCTCTCCGACCGCGACATCACTGCTCAGCTCGACCAGGGCCGGATCGGGCTCGACCCGTACGACCCGGCGCTGACGCAGCCGTCCAGCATCGACGTCCGACTCGACAAGTACTTCCGGCTGTTCGACAACCACAAGTACCCGCACATCGACCCGGCCGAGGACCAGCCCGAGCTGACCCGCCTGGTGGAGACCGACCCCGACGAGGCGTTCGTCCTGCACCCCGGCGAGTTCGTGCTCGGGTCGACGTTCGAGGTCGTCACGCTGCCCGACGACATCGCGGCACGCCTCGAGGGCAAGAGCTCGCTCGGACGCCTGGGCCTGCTCACCCACTCCACCGCCGGCTTCATCGACCCGGGCTTCTCCGGCCACGTGACGCTCGAGCTGTCGAACGTGGCGACGCTGCCGATCAAGCTGTGGCCCGGCATGAAGATCGGCCAGCTCTGCTTCTTCCAGCTGTCGAGTCCGGCGGAGAAGCCGTACGGATCGGCCGAGTACCAGTCGCGGTACCAGGGACAGCGCGGGCCGACTCCGTCGCGCTCGGCGCAGAACTTCCACCGGGCGGACGTCTCGCGCACCTCCGAGTGA
- a CDS encoding XRE family transcriptional regulator: MPPAHLRASPTTLSAAAIIREARLRADLTQVQLASRAGVTQSVISTYENGRREPSLAALQRLLLAAGFRTAIDLQPVAEPAPLRELVARHRDDLVALLERHGAVAVRQLLGHGDRVRTEDWTADVELVVDLEPPAGIFSLMRMQEAAEQLLGVRVDVLAADALTSDVLDRAVPM; this comes from the coding sequence ATGCCGCCAGCACACCTCCGTGCGTCGCCGACGACGCTCTCCGCCGCCGCGATCATCCGTGAGGCCCGGCTGCGCGCGGACCTGACGCAGGTCCAGCTCGCCTCCCGCGCCGGGGTCACCCAGAGCGTGATCAGCACGTACGAGAACGGCCGCCGGGAGCCCTCGCTCGCCGCACTGCAGCGACTCCTGCTCGCGGCGGGCTTCCGCACCGCGATCGACCTGCAGCCGGTCGCCGAACCCGCACCGCTCCGCGAACTCGTGGCCCGCCACCGGGACGACCTCGTCGCGCTGCTCGAGCGCCACGGCGCCGTCGCGGTCCGCCAGCTGCTCGGCCACGGCGACCGCGTGCGAACCGAGGACTGGACCGCCGACGTCGAACTCGTCGTCGACCTGGAACCGCCCGCGGGCATCTTCTCGCTCATGCGGATGCAGGAAGCGGCCGAACAGCTGCTCGGGGTGCGCGTCGACGTCCTCGCCGCCGACGCCCTGACGAGCGACGTCCTCGACCGGGCCGTGCCGATGTGA
- a CDS encoding HepT-like ribonuclease domain-containing protein, with protein MSPTPQERLDDVLLACRRIQEYVADPTLPETVVHDAVRMRLIDIASSVRSLPPAVTAREPAIPWAQVSALAERLTRRPCDTPASVLLSTARTDVPVLCEAALRMRARCG; from the coding sequence GTGAGCCCCACACCGCAGGAGCGGCTCGACGACGTGCTCCTCGCCTGCCGCCGGATCCAGGAGTACGTGGCCGACCCGACCCTGCCCGAGACGGTCGTGCACGACGCCGTCCGGATGCGGCTGATCGACATCGCGTCGTCGGTCCGGTCCCTCCCGCCGGCCGTGACGGCCCGCGAACCGGCGATCCCCTGGGCGCAGGTGTCCGCCCTCGCCGAACGGCTCACGCGTCGACCGTGCGACACCCCGGCGTCCGTCCTGCTCAGCACCGCCCGGACGGACGTGCCGGTGCTCTGCGAAGCGGCGCTCCGGATGCGGGCCCGCTGCGGCTGA